The following is a genomic window from Flavobacterium crassostreae.
ACTTAAACCCAATACGTCAGAGGGATTATTACAATTACATCCTAGAGGCCAAACCCAAACGCGTAATTTTTAATCCAGGCACCGAAAACCCAGAATTAAAACAATTGCTAGAACTCAACAACATCAAATCCGAAAACGCCTGTACCCTAGTATTGTTAACCACCAACCGGTATTAATATTTTTTTCAGGAGCTTAAACCTGCTATCCGTTGCAATCTTTTGCTTTTTTGAACCCCAAAAAAGCAAAAGGATTTCCACTACTATCAGGGCTAAAACCACAAAAACCACACACCAAACCACCCACCAATTCTGCCAATACCACCAGCTACCGCAAACCATTAGCCCGCATTATTACCATGGAATTTTCATCAAAATTAATAGAAAAAGCAGTCAACGAAATTGCCCAACTACCCGGTATAGGCAAACGCTCCGCCTTGCGGTTAGTGCTGCATTTATTAAAACAACCCAAAGAACAAACCACCTTTTTGTCGCAAGCACTAACACAAATGCGCGAAAACATCCAATATTGCACCAATTGCCATAACATATCCGATAGCCTTGTTTGCGAAATCTGCTCCAACACCAACCGAGACCACCAAGTAGTATGCGTAGTAGAAGACATCAGAGACGTAATGGCCATAGAAAACACAGGCCAATACCGAGGTATTTATCACGTTCTTGGAGGCAAAATATCGCCCATTGACGGCGTAGGTCCCAGCCAACTCAAAATAACTACCCTTCTAGAAAAAGTCAAACAAAACCAAGTATCCGAAATCATTTTTGCCCTGAGCGCCACCATGGAAGGAGACACCACCAACTTTTATATATACAAACAAATTGCCCATTCCAACGTTCAGATATCTACCATAGCCCGCGGAATTGCCGTAGGAGATGAACTAGAATATGCAGACGAAGTAACCCTTGGTCGGAGTATTTTGCAACGGGTCCCGTTCGAAAAATCATTCAAGAACAATTAATTTTCTTAAAGCATAGCTAAAGTTTTAATATACTAAATGAAAAGCTATATTTGTTATCTAAAACAAAGCAATGGATAAGTATGTGTTTTTTTTATGCCTAAGCATTAGTATGTTGTTTGCCTCGTGTATTCCTACACAGGATTTAATCTATTTGCAACAAAAAGAGGCAGACCCAATGCAGAATACCATCACAGAAGTAGCTGCAAAACCCTATAGATTACAAACAAACGATGTTTTGAGTATAGACATCAAAGCAAGTGACCCCAAGTTGGTTGCTATATTTAATACCAAAGAAGATCTAGTTACCGAAAAATCCACCAACGATCTATATTTTAATGGTTTTACAGTAGATGACCACGGCAACATCCGAATGCCTATTTTGGGTCTGGTAAACGTTATAGGGTTTACCCTTGAAGAGGTGAGAGCAAAGATCGAAAGCCAATTGCTATCGGAATATTTTAAAAAAGAAGCCAATATTTTTGTAACCGTAAAGCTGGCCGGATTTAGATACACCATCAATGGCGAAGTAACAAATACAGGAACAAAAATTTTGTTTCAAGATAGCGTCACCATAATGGAAGCCATTGCCAATGCGGGAGATATCACCATTACCGGAAACAGAAAAGCCGTAACCATAATCCGAAAAACCCCTACAGGCAATACCCTACAAGAGATTGACCTTACAGATCAAAAAGCCATGCAATCTCCGTATTATTATTTGCAACCCAATGACTATATTTATGTAAAACCACTCAAACAAAAAACATGGGGTACCGGAAAAACAGGCATAGAATCCTTGAGTACCCTAATTGCTTTGTTATCCTTGGCAACCACTACTTTTTTGTTACTTAGAAAATAAACCATTACCTAATGTTAGATATAAAAGACTTTTCTATTTTTGATAACCAATCTAGCTTTGACCTTAAAGGCTTTTTGATGAAAATTGCGGGTTACTGGAAATGGTTTCTAGGGAGTCTAATCGTAGCTTTTACCATAGCCTACCAAGTGAACATTCGTAAAGAAAAAATTTACGCAATGCAAACACTCATTTCTGTCAAAGAAGAAAACAACCCTTTATTTACCTCCAATACCAGCCTAGTTTTTAATTGGGGCGGCACTTCGGATCAAGTACAAACCATAGCAACCACCCTACAATCCAGATCCCATAACGAGTTAGTGGTAGATAATTTGCATTACTACATTGATTATTTAGAGCAAGGAGATTACAACCTGATAGACGCCTATGGATCGGTTCCTTTTCAGGTAAGTATTGATAAAACCAAAGGGCAACTTGTGGGCACGCCTATAGCAATTACATTTTGTAGCAATACCGAGTATGTACTGCGTA
Proteins encoded in this region:
- a CDS encoding polysaccharide biosynthesis/export family protein; translation: MDKYVFFLCLSISMLFASCIPTQDLIYLQQKEADPMQNTITEVAAKPYRLQTNDVLSIDIKASDPKLVAIFNTKEDLVTEKSTNDLYFNGFTVDDHGNIRMPILGLVNVIGFTLEEVRAKIESQLLSEYFKKEANIFVTVKLAGFRYTINGEVTNTGTKILFQDSVTIMEAIANAGDITITGNRKAVTIIRKTPTGNTLQEIDLTDQKAMQSPYYYLQPNDYIYVKPLKQKTWGTGKTGIESLSTLIALLSLATTTFLLLRK
- the recR gene encoding recombination mediator RecR, with the translated sequence MEFSSKLIEKAVNEIAQLPGIGKRSALRLVLHLLKQPKEQTTFLSQALTQMRENIQYCTNCHNISDSLVCEICSNTNRDHQVVCVVEDIRDVMAIENTGQYRGIYHVLGGKISPIDGVGPSQLKITTLLEKVKQNQVSEIIFALSATMEGDTTNFYIYKQIAHSNVQISTIARGIAVGDELEYADEVTLGRSILQRVPFEKSFKNN